From Thermodesulfovibrionales bacterium:
CCTAACGGAAACCGGAAGGATTCCCGTTGACAACCCTGCCACGCACCTCGAACTAACCATGATACATGAAGCGATGATCCTCGAGTATTCCGGCAGACACCTCGCACTGATCGAATGGGCGGGTATGATGAAGCTCTTTCTCTTCGTCATGCTCGGCATAGCCTCTTTTGCTCCGTGGGGAATTGCAGGGACCGAAGGTTTTGTGGAAATAATTGGTGCTTTCTTTGTGATGGTGTTGAAGTTGGGCATTGTTGGTATTGCCCTGATCCTGATAGAGACAGGCCTTGCAAAAATGAGGCTGTTCAGATTAACCGAATTCCTCGGCGTCGCTTTTCTGATGGCAACGCTGGGGATGTTGGCCTTCTATATCCTGGAGTGACATGAATCTGCAGGCTGCTGCTCAAATAAACAGTTTTCTCGCTGCCTTCGTGCTTCTCGCCGCCTTTGCCATGCTTGTGCAGAAGAGGCTGTATGGCCTTATTAATCTCTTTGCGTGGCAGGGGCTTTTCCTGTCGATCAATACCGCCCTCGTCGGTTTTGTCGCAAGCAAGCATCATCTGTACATATCGTCAATCCTGACGCTCTCATTGAAGGTGTTCCTCCTGCCCTATATCCTTCATGTCCTCATCGCCCGTCTCAAGATCCGCAAGGAAGTGGAGACGGTCATGAACATTCCCCTTACGATGCTTATTGGTATAGCTCTTGTAATATTGTCTTACCATCTCATGTCTCCCGTAAGGGAGCTTTCGACGCTGATAACGCGATCAACGCTCGCTGTTGCCCTCGCAACGGTCATGATCGGACTCCTGATGATGATTACGAGGAGGCACGCAGTCACGCAGATCATCGGATTCCTTGCCATGGAAAACGGCCTGTTTCTTGCTGCAACAAGTGCGACCTATGGCATGCCGCTCGTAGTAGAACTGGGCGTAGCCCTTGACGTGCTGATTGCAGCGTTTATTTTTGGGATTTTCTTCTTTCATATCCATACGACCTTTGACACTCTCGACGTCGAACAGATGGCGAGACTGAAGGAGGAGGAGTGAGATGCCGTTGATCCGTGGGCCCATCAGAAGAGACGGAGAAGATACGTTATGATACTCCTCATTTTGCTTTGTGTCCCGGTTGTTGCAGCGACTGTCCTCGCCTTTATCGGTGACCGGAAAATTGCGCCCGAAATAAACATTCTCGGATCGGCAGCAACGTGTGCCGCAGGTCTCGGCCTGGCACTGCAGGTTTATGAGCAGGGACCGATGATGGCGGGGGGGAAATTCTTTTTTGTCGATGCCTTCAATGTCTATCTCGCTGTTCTGACCTCGTTTGTATCGATGACAACGGCGATCTTCAGCCGGAGATATATGAGGAGGGAGAGGGAGCATGGACGGGTAGGACACGTCGGAATGCGCTTCTATCACGCGATGTTCCAGCTCTTCATCTTCGCCATGCTCCTATGCCTTCTGACGAATAATATCGGCATCCTCTGGATAGCAATGGAACTGGCAACCCTGTCAACGGTCCTCCTTGTCTCTCTCTACCGGACGCCTACCGCCATCGAGGCGGCATGGAAATATTTCATCCTCTGTGGCGTCGGCATTGCACAGGCCCTCTTTGGGACAGTCCTCCTGTATTTTGCCGCTGAAAAGATTCTCGGCGAAGGCGGCGATGCACTCCTCTGGACAAACCTGAGCCAGGTGAGCGACAAGCTTGAACCGACCGTTCTCTCCCTTGCCTTTGTCTTTCTCATGGTAGGGTATGGGACAAAGGTTGGGCTCGTGCCGCTCCACAACTGGCTTCCTGACGCCCACAGCGAGGGTCCCACACCGATCTCCGCCGTACTGTCGGGCCTTCTCTTGAATATCGCGCTCTATGCCCTCGTGAGGTGTAAGGTGCTTGTTGACGGTTCTACGCACACTCACCACGCGGGGAATATCATGATGGGATTCGGTCTTCTCTCGATCCTTGTCGCCTCCTTCTCCCTCCTGCGACAGAAGGACATCAAGCGCATGTTCTCCTATTCATCCATAGAGCACATGGGGATCGCGACCTTTGCCTTCGGCCTCGGCGGCCCGATAGCGACATTCGGCGCGCTCCTTCACATGCTCGTCCATAGCCTGGCAAAGTCTGCGATATTCTTTACCGTGGGCCATGCCTCGCAGATGCACTGGACACAGGAGATGGACAAGATAAAAGGCCTTTTTAAAGGCAACCCTCTTGTCGGCTGGGGGATGATGTTCGGAGTCATGGCGATCGTCGGCATGCCGCCCTTCGGCATCTTTACGAGCGAGTTTCTCATCCTCACTGCGACCATAAAGGATGCGCCTCTGCTGACGCCATTCCTCCTTTTAGGAGTGGGTGTGGCCTTTGCCGCACTTTTCAGGAGGGTCCAGCCGATGGTGGCAGGAGAAGTGCCGACGTATCAGCACCCGATGAAAGTGGCCCATGTGCCTGTCGTGCTTCATATGGCGATTGTCTTGGGAATAGGGCTTTATCTCCCCGAGTTCCTTAACCGGTGGTTTTACACAGCGGTGGGTTTGCTGAAATGAGCATGTTGACCGACGCCCTGACGGCTTCGCTGGAAAACGATGTGCGGTTTGAAAACTGGCAGCATCCGTCCTCAGTAGTTTGCTGCACTGTTCCGGTGGAACGGTTCGCGGAAGCGGCGAAGGTATTGAAAAAAGCATATGCCTTACTCGCGGCGGAATGGACTACTGACGAAATACCCTTTGGAAGGGGCTTCGGCGTCTTTGCCTGCTACAGATGGGGCAGTGAATACCTGATTGTGCGGGCTGAACTCTCTTCGGACGATCCCCGGTTCCCGAGCCTCACAAAGAAGTATGTTCCTGCCTACAGGTTCGAGAGACAAATCCATAGTCTCATGGGTGTCAAACCGTCAGGCCATCCGGATATGCGGCCATGGATAAAGTTCGAAGACTGGCCTCAGGACGCATTTCCCCTCAGAAAGACCTTTGAGGCATCAAAACCCCTTCCGAGGGTCAAGGGTGAGTATCAATGGGCGAGGGCCGACGGCGAAGGTATATATGAAATTCCGGTCGGACCTGTGCACGCCGGGGTAATCGAGCCGGGCCATTTCCGTTTCCAGGCAGTGGGAGAGATGGTCGTGAACCTTGAGGAACGGTTAGGATATGTCCATAAAGGTATAGAAAAGCTGTTTGAATCACTTCCATGGAAGGAGGGGGGGAGGCTGGCAGGCCGGATATCGGGCGACACAACCGTCGCGCACAGCATTGCCTATTCCATGGCCGTGGAGTCCATGGCCGGCGGTACCGTCCCCGAAAGAGCGCATTGGCTCAGAGCGCTTTTCCTTGAACGGGAACGCATAGCAAACCATTTCGGCGATATAGGCGCCATTTGCAATGATGCCGCCTTCGCCTTCATGCTATACCAGCTTGCGCGACTCAGGGAGCTGATGCTCCGTACCAACCACAGGTTGTTCGGCCACAGATTCATCATGGACAGGGTCTTCCCAGGAGGCGTGACAGCCGATATTGACAACGACGGAAAGAGAGAGATACTGTTTGAGCTTGACACGGTCTCCAGGGAATTTGAACGGCTCGTCGTCATCTA
This genomic window contains:
- a CDS encoding NADH-quinone oxidoreductase subunit C, with the protein product MSMLTDALTASLENDVRFENWQHPSSVVCCTVPVERFAEAAKVLKKAYALLAAEWTTDEIPFGRGFGVFACYRWGSEYLIVRAELSSDDPRFPSLTKKYVPAYRFERQIHSLMGVKPSGHPDMRPWIKFEDWPQDAFPLRKTFEASKPLPRVKGEYQWARADGEGIYEIPVGPVHAGVIEPGHFRFQAVGEMVVNLEERLGYVHKGIEKLFESLPWKEGGRLAGRISGDTTVAHSIAYSMAVESMAGGTVPERAHWLRALFLERERIANHFGDIGAICNDAAFAFMLYQLARLRELMLRTNHRLFGHRFIMDRVFPGGVTADIDNDGKREILFELDTVSREFERLVVIYDENSSLEDRVRDTGVLAPEKARELCAVGIVARASGLNLDCRLQNPFPPYDRIELNVPVLISGDVHARVWVRVEEIRESIRLIRYILENIPDGSTSTDIVMPSPDSAGFATVEGWRGEIVCWIQAGPRGEINRCMVRDPSSVNWLGLEQAIPGDIVPDFPLCNKSFNQSYSGHDL
- a CDS encoding hydrogenase 4 subunit F, with product MILLILLCVPVVAATVLAFIGDRKIAPEINILGSAATCAAGLGLALQVYEQGPMMAGGKFFFVDAFNVYLAVLTSFVSMTTAIFSRRYMRREREHGRVGHVGMRFYHAMFQLFIFAMLLCLLTNNIGILWIAMELATLSTVLLVSLYRTPTAIEAAWKYFILCGVGIAQALFGTVLLYFAAEKILGEGGDALLWTNLSQVSDKLEPTVLSLAFVFLMVGYGTKVGLVPLHNWLPDAHSEGPTPISAVLSGLLLNIALYALVRCKVLVDGSTHTHHAGNIMMGFGLLSILVASFSLLRQKDIKRMFSYSSIEHMGIATFAFGLGGPIATFGALLHMLVHSLAKSAIFFTVGHASQMHWTQEMDKIKGLFKGNPLVGWGMMFGVMAIVGMPPFGIFTSEFLILTATIKDAPLLTPFLLLGVGVAFAALFRRVQPMVAGEVPTYQHPMKVAHVPVVLHMAIVLGIGLYLPEFLNRWFYTAVGLLK
- a CDS encoding NADH-quinone oxidoreductase subunit K, with translation MNLQAAAQINSFLAAFVLLAAFAMLVQKRLYGLINLFAWQGLFLSINTALVGFVASKHHLYISSILTLSLKVFLLPYILHVLIARLKIRKEVETVMNIPLTMLIGIALVILSYHLMSPVRELSTLITRSTLAVALATVMIGLLMMITRRHAVTQIIGFLAMENGLFLAATSATYGMPLVVELGVALDVLIAAFIFGIFFFHIHTTFDTLDVEQMARLKEEE